The Alnus glutinosa chromosome 1, dhAlnGlut1.1, whole genome shotgun sequence region TAGCTTTGGGGGGAGACTGAACTAACTTTGAGGTACTAGGGCTAGAAATAATCGGAAGTTGGGAAAAATGGTACTGTCAGCATCGAAAATATttactcctctttttttttttttttgaaaattcgccattttagttttccttttaagtGATGTGGCAGTGGAAAGGCTGACGTGCATGTTTTTCTCGCGCTAAGGTGTGCACGGGGACAGATGTCGCGCATGTAcaccgacacctgtaggatgacatggctggatgttagttttggatggaaaaattgacgaaggtaccatttccgtcttttcccatacctcaggtaccatctatgataaaaataaaaattcagagagcaaaaaataaagtttacaaaccacatggggcaattttgtatttaacccttatattTATATCATCAATCTAAACCACTTTTCATTAGAAAGTAGGTTCATTTGATCCAATATTTTCAAAGAAGAAACATATTCAATACATAAACTTCCAAATACATATACTCTCTCACACGAGGGCACTAGGTAGTAGAACAAGTCTTCAACTGAATATCATCAATGGGCAGTTGATCCTCTGGGAAGGGACAAACAACATCTTCTTTTACATGCAATAAACTGCACGGCTTAGGAGACACATTGCTCGTCACCCCTGCAATATTAGTACAGTTCCATTGCAAGTCCTTTGGCTTCTCAGTCAAAGTAATAGTAGCATTAGAAATGCATATTCCTGTAAAAGGATTATTAGCCATTCCATCAAGTCTTGCTGAATAAGTAACATTCTCCGCCACCACGTCTCTATAATTAATTCCTTGAATCTCTGGAAGGGCATTTGGATCGAATCCAGCATCAGGGTGCTGATTGTAAGCGCCTGACATCCAGAAAACATATTTCATTGTCTTGAATGTCATTCTTCTCACGTAGATGTCCTTCACATAAGCTCCTCTTCCGATGGCAGTCTTGATTCTAACACCTGACTGCGTATCAATGGCTGTGATGTCTTCAGCTCTAACATCTTGAATTCCACCAGACATTTCACTACCTAGAGCAATGGTAGCACTGTCAGGGGAAATGCAAGTAAGTCTTCTGATGATTAGGTGTTTTGTGGGCATTCCATATTTGATTCCATATTGATCCCAACCACTTTTCACGGCGATGCAGTCATCTCCTGAGACTATGAAGCAGTCCTCAATACGAGTGTTTGTGCACGAATctgaaaaacaaagcaaaaagaaaaaagtagtaAAACATAGGCTTAGATTGTATACTTTGCATTAAAGGAATGGGCATCCACGGAATCtgaattaaataattatgatcATAGCAGTTAGTCAGAATAGCAAAAAAAACCTGGGTCTACCCCATCGGTGTTAGGAGAGTCAACTGGCGCAAGGATCGTCAGCCCTTGGATCAGTATATCACTGCAATCAAAgccacaaaaaatatgaaaagatcTAGGTGCTATGACGATCATGCGTGCATTAAGGTAAACTTAACATATATAAGAGGAACATGCTCAAACCTGCTATAAACGGGATGAACAAACCACGATGGAGAGTTGATTAGTGTAAGATTAGATATCTGGATTTGGTTAGAGTGCATAAGCTCAATCATGTACGGTCGGGTCACATTTAAGAATCCGTCACTGCGAAACTTTTTCCACCAAGTTGCACCTTGGCCATCAATCGTTCCATTGTTGCCTAATGATACAGTGAAATGAGAACATGGTCAAACCAAAATGGTCATACTTACGTACATGTAATTCTGAAAAATCAAGGGTTGAATCAATCTATAATTACCGGTGATTACGACGTCTGTGAGATGTGTACCAAAAATAAGACTGCTGAACCGTCCACCATATGCATCCCTTCCTCTCCCGTAAGAAGGCAGTGGAGGAACTTGAGGCCATTCTGACTCATCCTGTCCATTTTAT contains the following coding sequences:
- the LOC133861858 gene encoding probable polygalacturonase; translated protein: MDQMKVVHTISAILILGMLSLRVAECRTAKVSLHYRAINCRKHSALLTDFGAVGDGKTSNTKAFKAAIHSLSKYASDGGAQLIVPPGKWLTGSFNLTSSHFTLFLEKKAVILASQDESEWPQVPPLPSYGRGRDAYGGRFSSLIFGTHLTDVVITGNNGTIDGQGATWWKKFRSDGFLNVTRPYMIELMHSNQIQISNLTLINSPSWFVHPVYSSDILIQGLTILAPVDSPNTDGVDPDSCTNTRIEDCFIVSGDDCIAVKSGWDQYGIKYGMPTKHLIIRRLTCISPDSATIALGSEMSGGIQDVRAEDITAIDTQSGVRIKTAIGRGAYVKDIYVRRMTFKTMKYVFWMSGAYNQHPDAGFDPNALPEIQGINYRDVVAENVTYSARLDGMANNPFTGICISNATITLTEKPKDLQWNCTNIAGVTSNVSPKPCSLLHVKEDVVCPFPEDQLPIDDIQLKTCSTT